One Festucalex cinctus isolate MCC-2025b chromosome 1, RoL_Fcin_1.0, whole genome shotgun sequence genomic region harbors:
- the LOC144032038 gene encoding uncharacterized protein LOC144032038 isoform X1, which produces MTALVLNLMGSGTSLKETLTVYTAEMSATASPTIPSSSQMTSDQLTVVAACFSSLVFFVVIVALLSIIYRKDPQCCRLCSYQGPHADMDAPPQYYNSRQTLVGSSCLEQTHFPDTNNTNGSQLFYVGLPSSYGLPSLEAPLPRLPSYESVRKKDRQRQIHMMIADRFGLNGPIETEPPPSYEESVRHSVVLPYNVLSSSLDTAPTLGNGTNSAPDGQTELPHPDTAESSLPI; this is translated from the exons ATGACAGCTTTGGTGTTAAACCTGATGGGTTCAGGTACATCTCTGAAAGAAACATTAACTGTTTACACAGCAGAAATGTCCGCAACTGCAAGTCCAACCATTCCCTCCTCCTCTCAGATGACATCGGATCAACTCACCGTGGTCGCTGCGTGTT TTTCCTCcctggtgttttttgttgttattgtggCGCTCCTGTCCATCATTTACCGCAAGGATCCTCAGTGCTGCAGATTGTGTTCCTATCAGGGGCCACATGCAGATATG gATGCTCCTCCTCAGTACTACAACAGCAGGCAGACACTGGTGGGATCATCTTGTTTAGAGCAGACACACTTCCCAGATACTAACAATACAAAT GGGAGTCAGCTGTTCTATGTCGGCCTGCCCTCCAGCTACGGACTGCCCTCTCTGGAGGCCCCCCTGCCCAGGCTGCCCTCCTACGAGAGTGTCCGAAAAAAGGATCGCCAGAGGCAGATCCACATGATGATTGCAGACCGCTTTGGCCTCAATGGGCCCATTGAGACAGAG CCACCTCCATCATATGAGGAGAGTGTTCGTCACTCTGTGGTGCTGCCGTACAACGTCCTCTCATCCAGTTTGGACACCGCTCCCACGTTGGGTAACGGCACCAATTCTGCACCTGATGGTCAAACTGAGCTGCCTCATCCAGACACTGCTGAGAGCAGCCTTCCTATATGA
- the LOC144032038 gene encoding uncharacterized protein LOC144032038 isoform X2, with amino-acid sequence MTSDQLTVVAACFSSLVFFVVIVALLSIIYRKDPQCCRLCSYQGPHADMDAPPQYYNSRQTLVGSSCLEQTHFPDTNNTNGSQLFYVGLPSSYGLPSLEAPLPRLPSYESVRKKDRQRQIHMMIADRFGLNGPIETEPPPSYEESVRHSVVLPYNVLSSSLDTAPTLGNGTNSAPDGQTELPHPDTAESSLPI; translated from the exons ATGACATCGGATCAACTCACCGTGGTCGCTGCGTGTT TTTCCTCcctggtgttttttgttgttattgtggCGCTCCTGTCCATCATTTACCGCAAGGATCCTCAGTGCTGCAGATTGTGTTCCTATCAGGGGCCACATGCAGATATG gATGCTCCTCCTCAGTACTACAACAGCAGGCAGACACTGGTGGGATCATCTTGTTTAGAGCAGACACACTTCCCAGATACTAACAATACAAAT GGGAGTCAGCTGTTCTATGTCGGCCTGCCCTCCAGCTACGGACTGCCCTCTCTGGAGGCCCCCCTGCCCAGGCTGCCCTCCTACGAGAGTGTCCGAAAAAAGGATCGCCAGAGGCAGATCCACATGATGATTGCAGACCGCTTTGGCCTCAATGGGCCCATTGAGACAGAG CCACCTCCATCATATGAGGAGAGTGTTCGTCACTCTGTGGTGCTGCCGTACAACGTCCTCTCATCCAGTTTGGACACCGCTCCCACGTTGGGTAACGGCACCAATTCTGCACCTGATGGTCAAACTGAGCTGCCTCATCCAGACACTGCTGAGAGCAGCCTTCCTATATGA
- the LOC144031590 gene encoding uncharacterized protein LOC144031590: protein MFECFHFIVEPIKAMTIKIKATKVKSKKKNTDYLEDDQLFVVELARDLGRVCQSSSVLEHIWNQDEIWPIPLCRVFILEWASMLERKKRPMQTDGWPETDGDKKFDLTDQQDVHQARLSLLEWMKDLRTQPEQSIWPGETVANILEDLRSAWRWGRAPNLLSAMELLLWTVMLQDSDKDTIPQQWLVWKQKTKIGALSYIPEPVWDWITNAAVEVTLDQDTANPDLLISGDDKKMRCGFERKEIANYHQRFDGWWCAAGMVGFDAGRHYWEVEVGERDWRLGVAKESALRKGFKSLNTDSGYLTLRLERGTELKALTVPFTALPPGLIPRKVGVYLDYKSGQLSFYDVDRRVHIYTFNECFHEKLFPLFGTVEITNDLVIRTPEANTQCLCATSCLWG from the exons ATGTTTGAGTGCTTTCATTTCATAGTGGAACCAATCAAAGCCATGACAATCAAAATAAAG GCGACGAAAGTGAAATCCAAGAAAAAGAACACTGACTACTTGGAAGATGATCAGCTATTTGTTGTGGAACTGGCTAGAGACCTTGGGCGAGTTTGCCAG AGTTCATCAGTCCTGGAGCACATCTGGAACCAGGATGAGATCTGGCCAATCCCTCTTTGCCGGGTCTTCATCTTGGAATGGGCTTCCATGTTAGAGAGAAAG AAGAGGCCCATGCAGACCGATGGCTGGCCAGAAACTGATGGTGACAAAAAGTTTGATCTGACTGACCAGCAAGATGTGCATCAGGCCAGGTTAAGCCTCCTGGAATGGATGAAAGACTTGAGGACTCAGCCCGAG CAAAGCATTTGGCCTGGGGAAACAGTGGCAAACATCCTGGAGGACTTGAGGTCAGCTTGGCGTTGGGGCCGTGCGCCAAACCTTCTGAGTGCCATGGAGCTGCTCTTGTGGACTGTGATGCTGCAGGATTCAGATAAG GATACCATACCGCAGCAATGGTTGGTGTGGAAGCAGAAAACAAAGATTG gtgctCTGTCGTACATTCCTGAGCCAG TTTGGGACTGGATCACAAATGCTGCAG TGGAAGTGACTCTCGACCAAGATACAGCCAATCCTGATCTTCTCATCTCGGGTGATGACAAGAAGATGCGCTGTGGTTTTGAGAGGAAAGAAATTGCCAACTACCACCAGCGCTTTGATGGCTGGTGGTGCGCGGCTGGAATGGTAGGCTTCGACGCGGGCCGCCACTATTGGGAGGTGGAGGTGGGTGAGCGAGACTGGAGGCTGGGCGTGGCCAAGGAGTCCGCTCTTAGGAAAGGGTTCAAATCCCTCAACACCGACTCCGGCTATCTGACCCTGCGTCTGGAAAGGGGCACTGAGCTTAAGGCACTCACGGTGCCCTTCACTGCCCTGCCGCCAGGCCTCATCCCCCGAAAAGTCGGCGTCTACCTCGACTATAAGAGCGGCCAGCTGTCATTCTACGATGTGGACAGACGTGTCCACATCTATACTTTTAATGAGTGCTTCCATGAGAAACTCT